The following coding sequences are from one Clarias gariepinus isolate MV-2021 ecotype Netherlands chromosome 19, CGAR_prim_01v2, whole genome shotgun sequence window:
- the traf4b gene encoding TNF receptor-associated factor 4b — translation MPGLDYKFLERPRRRFLCPLCNKPMREPVQVSTCGHRFCDTCLQEFLSAGVFKCPEDQLPLDYAKIFPDVELEQQILALPIRCIHSEEGCRWSGQNKQLQSHLSICTYNVVPCPNRCMVKLLRRDLPQHLHHDCAKRKLNCDHCAEEFTGEAYERHQDMCPEESVYCENKCGARMVRRLLTQHSLTECSKRKLSCKYCSKEFLFDTIQHHQSQCPRYPVQCPNNCGTHGIGREDLMAHVKESCGSAMVLCPFKEAGCKYRCSKPAVSHHLEEAAQSHLSLICGVVNRQRLELRELRRRVEELSGNQDGTLLWKIPNYSRHLQDTRNSSNGTSELFSPAFYSHRYGYRLQVSVFPNGNGSGEGTHLSVYIRVLLGEYDGLLEWPFPHRVTFSLLDQSDPALSKPQHITESFSPDPNWKNFQRPRPGAIGSVRAGCLDESMLGFGYPKFISHEQMKERNYIRDNAIFIKATIDVVKRIIN, via the exons ATGCCTGGGTTAGATTACAAGTTCCTCGAGCGGCCGAGACGCCGCTTCCTGTGTCCGCTGTGCAACAAGCCGATGCGCGAGCCGGTGCAGGTGTCCACCTGCGGACACAGGTTCTGTGACACCTGCCTCCAGGAGTTCCTCAG TGCGGGGGTGTTCAAGTGCCCAGAAGATCAGCTGCCTCTCGACTACGCTAAA ATTTTTCCAGATGTAGAGTTGGAGCAGCAAATCCTGGCTCTGCCCATCCGCTGCATTCACAGTGAGGAGGGTTGCCGCTGGTCAGGCCAGAATAAACAActccag TCACACCTCTCCATCTGCACCTATAACGTGGTGCCGTGTCCTAACCGCTGCATGGTGAAACTGTTGAGGCGTGATCTTCCGCAGCATCTGCACCATGATTGCGCTAAGAGAAAGCTGAACTGCGACCACTGCGCTGAGGAGTTCACCGGGGAAGCATACGAG AGGCACCAGGACATGTGTCCGGAGGAGAGTGTGTACTGTGAGAATAAGTGCGGGGCTCGTATGGTGCGGCGATTGCTGACTCAGCACAGTCTGACCGAATGCTCCAAACGCAAACTCTCCTGCAAGTACTGTAGCAAAGAGTTCCTGTTTGATACCATTCAG CATCACcagagccagtgtccacgatACCCAGTGCAGTGCCCCAACAACTGCGGCACACACGGCATCGGCCGAGAGGATTTAATGGCCCACGTTAAGGAGAGCTGCGGGTCCGCCATGGTGCTCTGCCCCTTCAAAGAAGCCGGCTGCAAATACAGA TGTTCTAAGCCTGCAGTATCCCATCACCTGGAGGAAGCTGCCCAGTCTCACCTGTCTTTAATCTGCGGCGTTGTGAATCGGCAAAGACTCGAACTCCGGGAGCTCCGGCGTCGCGTTGAGGAGCTTTCCGGAAACCAAGACGGCACTTTGCTTTGGAAAATACCCAACTACAGCCGTCATCTCCAGGACACCCGAAACAGCTCCAACGGCACTTCGGAGCTCTTCAGCCCTGCCTTCTACTCTCATCGCTACGGATACCGTCTCCAAGTCTCGGTTTTTCCTAACGGCAACGGCAGTGGTGAAGGAACGCACCTGTCTGTCTACATCAGAGTGCTCTTGGGTGAGTACGATGGCCTGCTGGAGTGGCCGTTCCCTCATCGCGTCACCTTCTCACTGCTGGACCAGAGCGACCCGGCGCTCTCCAAACCTCAGCACATCACCGAGAGCTTTAGTCCAGATCCCAACTGGAAGAACTTCCAAAGACCTCGGCCTGGTGCAATAGGCAGCGTACGCGCGGGCTGCCTGGACGAGAGCATGCTGGGATTCGGGTACCCCAAGTTCATCTCGCATGAGCAGATGAAGGAAAGGAACTACATCAGGGACAACGCGATCTTCATCAAAGCTACCATAGACGTAGTGAAAAGAATAATCAACTGA